A region from the Aliarcobacter thereius LMG 24486 genome encodes:
- a CDS encoding LysR family transcriptional regulator, with protein MDLNLLKVFISVADNKSISLASNELKCSQSNATSRVKQLEKILDTELFYRVPKGVILTNNGELFYPQALEIVHKMENSIKSLKNENSMNSLKIGSTDCNAAVRISPFLLQLHNDFPNTQLELFTGTTKDIYELILDYKVDIAFISGEPKNKNLKVLKKFEEEIAILEPKKKNVPNVTLTFKEGCVYDEFLKNYYKEKNIYVEKSLSFGNLETILSCIKVGMGKSLLPLSLVRKMGYDKDIKITILPKSEANIPTCLVCRVDNIPKISDYLKEIVFD; from the coding sequence ATGGATCTTAATTTATTAAAAGTTTTTATATCTGTTGCAGATAATAAAAGTATTTCTCTTGCATCAAATGAACTAAAATGCTCACAATCAAATGCAACTTCAAGAGTAAAACAACTTGAAAAAATACTTGATACAGAGCTATTTTATAGAGTTCCAAAAGGTGTAATATTGACAAATAATGGTGAGCTATTTTATCCTCAAGCTTTAGAGATTGTTCATAAAATGGAAAACTCTATAAAAAGCTTAAAAAATGAAAATAGTATGAACTCTCTTAAAATTGGTTCAACAGATTGTAATGCAGCTGTTAGAATTTCTCCTTTTTTATTACAACTTCATAATGATTTTCCAAATACACAGCTTGAACTTTTTACTGGAACTACAAAAGATATCTATGAGTTAATTCTTGATTATAAAGTAGATATTGCTTTTATAAGTGGTGAACCTAAAAATAAAAATCTAAAAGTTTTAAAAAAATTTGAAGAAGAGATAGCAATTTTAGAACCAAAAAAGAAAAATGTTCCAAATGTTACACTTACTTTTAAAGAAGGTTGTGTTTATGATGAATTTTTAAAAAACTACTATAAAGAAAAAAATATTTATGTAGAAAAATCCTTATCTTTTGGAAACCTAGAAACAATTCTCTCTTGTATCAAAGTGGGAATGGGAAAATCTTTACTTCCTTTAAGTCTTGTAAGAAAAATGGGATATGATAAAGATATAAAAATTACTATTTTACCAAAAAGTGAAGCAAATATTCCTACTTGTCTAGTTTGTAGAGTTGATAATATTCCAAAAATTAGTGATTATTTAAAAGAGATAGTTTTTGATTAA
- a CDS encoding ribonucleoside-diphosphate reductase subunit alpha, producing the protein MAIMILKRNGRKEILDITKIQKMTIEATKDLDGVSQSELELDSQIKFIDGMKSSDIQDALIKTAVEKIDIDVPNWTFVAARLFLYDLYHRVGIATHGIKGEAYRELSDYIDYGIKAGRIVPSLSNGYDVDDLNKYIKPERDYLFNYLGIKTLYDRYLLKNSKGEPIELPQQMFMAIAMFLAQDEKDKQNKAKEFYDVISKFEVMLATPTLSNARTNRHQLSSCYIGSSPDNIEGIFDGYKEMSLLSKYGGGIGWDWNKIRSLGGSIDGHKSAAGGTVPFLKITNDIAIAVDQLGTRKGAIAVYLEPWHMDITDFIDLKKNSGEERRRAHDLFPALWISDLFMQRVLDDSYWTLFDPAEVKDLSECFGKEFEDKYIAYENNDSITKNRIKAKDLWKKILTSYFESGSPFLCFKDTANRANPNPHTGHIRSSNLCTEIFQNTNPNHYKIKLEFEDGTIKTFEEEDLIIVDGGITKKANKVTALDSINGKKIFIVEKEKIDGDTAVCNLASINLSRINTFEDIKRVTPIAINMLDNVIDLNFYPLRKVKATNLKTRSIGLGVMGEAEMIANYKLSWGSSEHFKKIDEVMEAISYNAILSSSNLAQEKGSYPTFAGSNWSKGIMPHDNTPQAVNALVEKDLFDSSCDWNYLREKVKKDGMRNGYLMAIAPTSSISILVGTTQAIEPVYKRKWFEENLSGLIPVVVPRLSPETWEYYTPAFEIDQLQLIKAASIRQKWIDQGQSTNIFMSLDKASGRYLHEIYTLAWKLGLKSTYYLRSQSPEAKNDIEDRSMECAGCQ; encoded by the coding sequence ATGGCAATTATGATTTTAAAAAGAAATGGTAGAAAAGAGATATTAGATATTACTAAAATACAAAAAATGACTATTGAAGCTACAAAAGATTTAGATGGAGTTTCTCAAAGTGAATTAGAACTTGATTCCCAAATTAAATTTATTGATGGTATGAAAAGTAGTGATATTCAAGATGCTTTAATTAAAACTGCTGTTGAAAAAATAGATATTGATGTTCCAAATTGGACTTTTGTTGCAGCTAGACTTTTTTTATATGATTTGTATCATAGAGTTGGAATAGCAACTCACGGAATAAAAGGTGAAGCTTATAGAGAATTATCTGATTATATAGATTATGGAATAAAAGCTGGAAGAATAGTTCCATCTTTATCAAATGGATATGATGTAGATGATTTAAATAAATATATAAAACCAGAAAGAGATTATCTTTTTAATTATTTAGGTATAAAAACTTTATATGATAGATATCTACTAAAAAACTCTAAAGGTGAACCAATAGAGTTGCCACAACAGATGTTTATGGCAATAGCTATGTTTTTAGCACAAGATGAGAAGGATAAACAAAATAAAGCAAAAGAGTTTTATGATGTAATCTCTAAGTTTGAAGTAATGCTTGCAACTCCAACACTTTCAAATGCAAGAACAAATAGACATCAATTGTCTTCTTGCTATATTGGGTCAAGCCCTGATAATATTGAAGGTATTTTTGATGGATATAAAGAGATGTCACTTCTATCTAAATATGGTGGTGGTATTGGTTGGGATTGGAATAAAATAAGATCTTTAGGTGGTTCTATTGATGGACATAAAAGTGCAGCTGGTGGTACTGTTCCATTTTTAAAAATTACAAACGATATTGCTATTGCTGTTGATCAATTAGGGACAAGAAAAGGAGCAATTGCTGTATATCTTGAACCTTGGCATATGGATATAACAGATTTTATTGATTTAAAGAAAAATAGTGGTGAAGAAAGAAGAAGAGCACACGATTTATTCCCTGCACTTTGGATAAGTGATTTGTTTATGCAAAGAGTTTTAGATGATTCTTATTGGACTTTGTTTGATCCAGCTGAAGTAAAAGATTTAAGTGAATGCTTTGGAAAAGAGTTTGAAGATAAATATATTGCTTATGAAAATAATGATTCTATTACAAAGAATAGAATAAAAGCAAAAGATTTATGGAAAAAGATTTTAACTTCTTATTTTGAAAGTGGTAGTCCATTTTTATGTTTTAAAGACACAGCAAATAGAGCTAATCCAAATCCACATACAGGGCATATTAGAAGTTCAAATCTTTGTACAGAAATATTCCAAAACACAAATCCAAATCATTATAAAATAAAATTAGAGTTTGAAGATGGAACAATAAAAACTTTTGAAGAAGAGGATTTAATTATTGTAGATGGTGGAATTACTAAAAAAGCAAATAAAGTAACAGCTTTAGATAGTATAAATGGTAAAAAAATCTTTATAGTTGAAAAAGAGAAGATAGATGGAGATACAGCAGTTTGTAATCTAGCTTCTATAAACCTTTCAAGAATTAATACATTTGAAGATATAAAAAGAGTAACACCAATTGCTATAAATATGCTTGATAATGTTATTGATTTAAACTTTTATCCACTTAGAAAAGTAAAAGCTACAAATTTAAAAACAAGAAGTATTGGTCTTGGAGTTATGGGTGAAGCAGAGATGATAGCAAATTATAAGCTATCTTGGGGAAGTAGTGAACACTTTAAAAAAATAGATGAAGTTATGGAAGCAATATCATACAATGCTATTCTTTCAAGTTCTAATTTAGCACAAGAAAAAGGTTCTTACCCAACTTTTGCTGGTTCAAATTGGTCTAAAGGTATAATGCCTCATGATAATACTCCACAAGCTGTAAATGCACTTGTAGAAAAAGATCTATTTGATAGCTCTTGTGATTGGAATTATTTAAGAGAAAAAGTTAAAAAAGATGGTATGAGAAATGGTTACCTTATGGCTATTGCTCCAACATCATCAATATCTATTTTAGTTGGAACAACACAAGCTATTGAACCAGTTTATAAAAGAAAGTGGTTTGAAGAGAATTTAAGTGGATTAATTCCAGTTGTTGTACCAAGATTAAGTCCAGAAACTTGGGAATATTATACACCAGCATTTGAAATTGACCAGTTACAATTAATTAAAGCTGCATCAATAAGACAAAAATGGATAGACCAAGGACAAAGTACAAATATCTTTATGAGCTTAGATAAAGCAAGTGGAAGATATCTTCATGAAATTTATACTTTAGCATGGAAACTTGGTCTTAAATCAACATATTATTTAAGAAGCCAAAGTCCAGAAGCTAAAAATGATATAGAAGATAGAAGCATGGAGTGTGCTGGTTGTCAATAA
- the purB gene encoding adenylosuccinate lyase, producing MVERYAREQMSSKWTQEARYAAWLEVEKAAVKAWNKLGLIPDSDCEKIVKNAKFSVERIEEIEAITKHDLIAFNTSVSESLGEESRWFHYGMTSSDAVDTGVALQMRDSLEIIIDDVKMLMESIKKRAEEHKYTLMVGRSHGIHGEPITFGLTLAVWYDEVKRHLKNLEDTMEVIAVGQISGAMGNFAHAPLELEEYAMAELGLKPEPCSNQVIHRDRYARLATTLALLASSVEKFAVQVRHLQRTEVYEAEEYFAAGQKGSSAMPHKRNPILTENITGLARMIRAYCIPALENVALWHERDISHSSTERFWLPDAFITTDFMLHRMNSVIANLTVMPENMMKNLNLTGGLVFSQRVLLELPKAGVSREDAYKIVQRNAMKVWEGIQKGKATTDENGDSLYLQYLLADEDLRNSLSEEKIRECFNFDYYTKNVDAIYNRVFK from the coding sequence ATGGTTGAAAGATATGCTAGAGAACAAATGAGTTCTAAATGGACACAAGAGGCAAGATATGCAGCTTGGTTAGAAGTAGAAAAAGCAGCTGTAAAAGCTTGGAATAAATTAGGTCTTATACCAGATAGCGACTGCGAGAAAATAGTAAAAAATGCAAAATTTTCTGTTGAGAGGATTGAAGAGATTGAAGCAATCACTAAACATGATTTAATAGCATTTAATACAAGTGTAAGTGAGAGTTTAGGAGAAGAGTCAAGATGGTTTCATTATGGAATGACATCTTCAGATGCTGTTGATACAGGTGTTGCTTTACAAATGAGAGACTCTTTAGAAATTATTATTGATGATGTAAAAATGCTTATGGAATCTATTAAAAAAAGAGCCGAAGAGCATAAATATACTTTAATGGTAGGAAGAAGCCATGGAATTCATGGAGAGCCAATTACATTTGGATTAACTCTTGCAGTTTGGTATGATGAAGTTAAAAGACATCTAAAAAATCTTGAAGATACTATGGAAGTAATTGCTGTTGGACAAATAAGTGGAGCTATGGGAAATTTTGCTCATGCACCTTTAGAACTTGAAGAGTATGCTATGGCAGAACTTGGATTAAAACCAGAGCCTTGTTCTAATCAAGTTATACATAGAGATAGATATGCAAGACTTGCTACTACTTTAGCACTATTAGCTTCAAGTGTAGAAAAATTTGCTGTTCAAGTAAGACATCTTCAAAGAACAGAAGTTTATGAAGCAGAAGAGTATTTTGCAGCTGGACAAAAAGGAAGTTCAGCAATGCCACATAAAAGAAATCCAATATTAACTGAAAATATAACAGGACTTGCAAGAATGATAAGAGCTTATTGTATTCCAGCATTGGAAAATGTTGCACTTTGGCATGAAAGAGATATTTCTCACTCTTCAACAGAGAGATTTTGGTTACCAGATGCATTTATTACAACAGATTTTATGCTTCATAGAATGAACAGCGTTATTGCAAATCTTACAGTAATGCCTGAAAATATGATGAAAAATCTAAATCTTACAGGTGGATTGGTGTTTTCTCAAAGAGTTTTACTTGAGCTTCCAAAAGCAGGAGTAAGTAGAGAAGATGCTTATAAAATAGTTCAAAGAAATGCTATGAAAGTTTGGGAAGGTATCCAAAAAGGAAAAGCAACAACAGATGAAAATGGTGATTCACTATATTTACAATATTTATTAGCTGATGAAGATTTAAGAAATAGTTTAAGTGAAGAAAAAATTAGAGAGTGCTTTAATTTTGACTATTACACAAAAAATGTTGATGCAATTTATAACAGAGTATTCAAATAA
- the modB gene encoding molybdate ABC transporter permease subunit produces the protein MIEYLLSVDYAPFTLSFKLALITTLILFVLCMPLAWYLSQTKSKSKPFIEALCTMPLVVPPTVLGFYLLWGLSHNSPIGQFFQNYFGISLVFNLNGIIIASCLYSLPFMVQPLQSGFESLNKNMIEASYISGKSKFKTVLLIALPNIKPSLLTALIITFAHTVGEFGVVLMIGGSIPNETRVAAIAIYEFVEILDYKNAHIYSLIMIVMSFITLLAVYLFNGKQKRNRVI, from the coding sequence ATGATTGAATATTTATTAAGTGTAGATTATGCACCTTTTACATTATCTTTTAAATTAGCTCTAATTACAACTTTGATTTTGTTTGTTTTATGTATGCCTCTTGCTTGGTATTTATCACAAACAAAGTCAAAATCGAAACCATTTATTGAAGCACTTTGCACTATGCCTTTAGTTGTTCCTCCAACTGTTTTAGGATTTTATTTGCTTTGGGGATTATCTCACAATTCTCCTATTGGACAATTTTTTCAAAACTATTTTGGTATTAGTTTAGTTTTTAATCTAAATGGAATAATAATTGCAAGTTGTCTTTATAGCCTTCCTTTTATGGTTCAACCACTTCAAAGTGGTTTTGAAAGCCTAAATAAAAATATGATAGAAGCAAGTTATATTAGTGGAAAAAGTAAATTTAAAACTGTTTTACTAATAGCTTTACCAAATATCAAACCATCACTTCTTACAGCTCTAATCATAACTTTTGCTCATACTGTTGGAGAGTTTGGAGTTGTTTTAATGATTGGTGGAAGTATTCCAAACGAAACAAGAGTTGCTGCTATTGCTATTTATGAGTTTGTTGAAATACTTGATTATAAAAATGCTCATATTTATAGCTTAATTATGATTGTTATGAGTTTTATTACACTTCTTGCTGTTTACCTTTTTAATGGTAAACAAAAAAGAAATAGAGTTATATAA
- a CDS encoding TOBE domain-containing protein — MQISSNLTLELFDKPFLLEKRIALLNAIKKTGSINKASKEVPLSYKAAWEAIEDMNNLSNTPIVIRETGGVGGGGTKLTSYGENLLNTYFLLKEEQKKFLENLHRITDLNSGTLKTIRRLSMQISARNQIIAVVSNINKGAVNAELTLKLKSGKELVSVITLTSVENLDLEKNDEVVALIKSSNVLISTDTSLKVSARNCLRGKIEAINSSDVNSEVVIDIGNTDKIVTIVTTNSVKNLGLEVGLEVDAIIKASDIMIGR; from the coding sequence ATGCAAATTTCATCAAACTTGACTTTAGAACTTTTTGACAAACCTTTTTTACTTGAAAAAAGAATCGCTCTTTTAAATGCAATTAAAAAAACAGGTTCAATCAATAAAGCATCAAAAGAAGTTCCACTTAGCTATAAAGCAGCTTGGGAAGCTATTGAAGATATGAATAATTTATCAAATACTCCAATAGTAATAAGAGAAACTGGTGGTGTTGGTGGTGGTGGAACAAAGCTAACTTCTTATGGAGAGAATCTTTTAAATACATATTTTCTTTTAAAAGAGGAACAAAAGAAATTCTTGGAAAACCTACATAGAATTACAGATCTAAATAGCGGAACTCTAAAAACAATTAGGAGATTATCAATGCAAATTAGTGCTAGAAACCAAATTATTGCTGTTGTTTCAAATATAAACAAAGGCGCAGTAAATGCAGAACTTACTTTAAAACTTAAAAGTGGAAAAGAGCTTGTAAGTGTTATTACTCTTACATCTGTTGAGAATCTTGATTTAGAAAAAAATGATGAAGTTGTTGCTTTAATCAAATCAAGCAATGTTCTGATTTCAACTGATACTAGTCTAAAAGTTAGTGCTAGAAACTGCTTAAGAGGAAAAATTGAAGCTATAAATAGCAGTGATGTAAACTCTGAAGTTGTTATAGATATTGGAAATACAGATAAAATAGTAACTATTGTAACTACAAATTCTGTAAAAAATTTAGGTTTAGAAGTTGGTCTTGAAGTTGATGCTATTATAAAAGCATCTGATATTATGATAGGTAGATAA
- a CDS encoding YbfB/YjiJ family MFS transporter, translating into MLKIFDRNNNIAILIAGIFSIIIGLGVARFAFTGLIPAMLEDYLSIKFVGILASLNFAGYLAGSIFSMFVKDINVKVYLYRLGVFLAISSTFVLAFSDNNTFWIISRVLGGFAGAMCLIVGTAIVMQKLTIKSKTKAMGIHFSGIGFSILTTDLIARFFLSLDYTWRDSWAILAIFALILSFYSVYILSFDKEVKQNAVKVKFDFSLFTPFVIVLIMAYFAEGIGFVVQATFLPDIINNLPGLEGYGSITWTLVGLAGIPSCIVWMLLAHRFGSSNIIIIALLLQAVGILIPVFSSNIYFNFLSGILYGGTFIGLVALFMNLGGQLSRGNPVVLMGAMTSSYGIGQVVAPLYSIYFIEKYGNYDYALILTALIVIGGAFILLLAKKFEPSDIS; encoded by the coding sequence ATGTTAAAGATTTTTGATAGAAATAATAATATTGCAATATTAATTGCTGGAATATTTTCAATTATAATTGGATTAGGAGTTGCTAGATTTGCATTTACTGGATTAATTCCAGCTATGCTTGAAGATTATTTGAGTATTAAATTTGTAGGAATTTTAGCTTCATTAAATTTTGCTGGATATTTAGCAGGATCAATTTTTTCTATGTTTGTAAAAGATATAAATGTAAAAGTTTATCTTTATAGATTAGGAGTTTTTCTTGCAATCTCTAGTACTTTCGTTTTAGCTTTTAGTGATAACAATACATTTTGGATAATTTCAAGAGTTTTAGGAGGATTTGCGGGAGCTATGTGTTTAATTGTAGGAACAGCTATTGTTATGCAGAAACTTACAATTAAAAGTAAAACAAAAGCTATGGGAATACATTTTAGTGGAATTGGTTTTTCTATTTTAACAACAGATTTAATAGCAAGATTTTTCCTAAGTTTAGATTACACTTGGAGAGATTCTTGGGCTATTTTGGCAATATTTGCACTTATATTATCATTTTATAGTGTTTATATTTTATCTTTTGATAAAGAGGTAAAACAAAATGCTGTTAAAGTAAAATTTGATTTTTCTTTGTTTACACCATTTGTAATTGTTTTGATTATGGCATATTTTGCAGAAGGTATAGGATTTGTAGTTCAAGCTACATTTTTGCCAGATATTATAAATAATCTTCCAGGACTTGAGGGATATGGAAGTATTACTTGGACTTTAGTTGGACTTGCTGGAATTCCATCTTGTATAGTTTGGATGCTTCTTGCACATAGATTTGGAAGTTCAAATATAATTATAATTGCACTTTTACTTCAAGCAGTTGGAATATTAATTCCAGTCTTTAGTTCAAATATCTATTTTAATTTTTTAAGTGGTATTTTATATGGTGGAACATTTATAGGACTTGTTGCTCTTTTTATGAATTTAGGTGGTCAGCTTTCTCGTGGAAATCCAGTTGTTCTAATGGGAGCTATGACATCTTCTTATGGAATAGGACAAGTTGTAGCACCACTTTATAGTATATATTTTATTGAAAAATATGGAAACTATGATTATGCACTTATTTTAACAGCTCTTATTGTTATTGGAGGAGCTTTTATACTTTTATTAGCTAAAAAATTTGAACCAAGTGATATCTCTTAA
- a CDS encoding RluA family pseudouridine synthase, with amino-acid sequence MAFTLKKYKAIKDKRIQAFLVHNLDIEGRIAQRLVSKGRVFDENMNSIKTGETIPTEFIFIALFEGHTRGLKPLLEFQDFAIFDKPTHLMVHPISKNTEYSLLDEIRYHFGENANLIHRIDAETSGLVIVGKNKKSEIELKDMFQDKKYHKSYLAIVNGKVKNEIRIDKALDREGLLIGVRMKVCSENEGGKESITIIKPIFYNKERDLTLIEAIPLTGRQHQIRVHLHSIGHTILGDPIYGVDDINAENYLNKTLSKEDRFKVTGSNRLWLHANHLEFPYKGITYKLYSKNQDILNQIM; translated from the coding sequence TTGGCATTTACACTTAAGAAATATAAAGCTATAAAAGATAAAAGAATACAAGCTTTTTTGGTACACAACCTTGATATAGAGGGCAGAATAGCACAAAGACTTGTCTCAAAAGGAAGAGTTTTTGATGAAAATATGAATAGTATAAAGACAGGGGAAACAATCCCAACAGAGTTCATATTTATAGCACTTTTTGAAGGTCATACAAGAGGTTTAAAACCATTATTAGAATTTCAAGATTTTGCAATTTTTGATAAACCAACACATTTAATGGTTCACCCAATTTCAAAAAATACAGAGTATTCATTACTTGATGAAATTCGTTATCACTTTGGAGAAAATGCAAATCTAATTCATAGAATTGATGCAGAAACAAGTGGTTTAGTAATTGTTGGGAAAAATAAAAAGAGTGAAATAGAACTAAAAGATATGTTTCAAGATAAAAAGTATCATAAATCTTATTTAGCTATTGTAAATGGTAAAGTTAAAAATGAGATAAGAATAGATAAAGCTCTTGATAGAGAAGGGCTTTTAATTGGTGTTAGAATGAAAGTTTGCAGCGAAAATGAAGGTGGGAAAGAGTCAATTACTATTATAAAACCTATTTTTTATAATAAAGAAAGAGATCTTACTTTAATTGAAGCAATTCCACTTACAGGAAGACAACACCAAATAAGAGTTCATCTTCACTCAATAGGTCACACAATTTTAGGAGACCCAATTTATGGTGTTGATGATATAAATGCTGAAAACTATCTAAATAAAACTCTAAGTAAAGAAGATAGATTTAAAGTTACAGGTTCAAATAGACTTTGGCTTCATGCAAATCATCTTGAGTTTCCCTATAAAGGAATTACTTATAAGCTTTACTCAAAAAATCAAGATATTTTAAATCAAATAATGTGA
- the modA gene encoding molybdate ABC transporter substrate-binding protein, which produces MKKIVLVFAFLCSSVFAGTINIAVAANVSYAINDLIAEFNKTNPDTKVQVTLGSSGKFTAQIENGAPFDIFMSANMKFPENLYNKKLTVTEPVLYAQGSLAMLSSKKLDLSKGINIVTDKKVIKVAIANPKTAPYGTASVEAFKNAKVYDDIESKLIYAESISQAVTYALTAAEVGFIAKSSLYDEKMSQYKENIDWVSVDPKLYTPIDQGIVILNRAKQNKEARAFYDFILSPKAKKIFVDFGYLVK; this is translated from the coding sequence ATGAAAAAAATAGTTTTAGTATTTGCATTTTTATGTTCAAGTGTTTTTGCAGGAACAATAAATATAGCAGTTGCAGCGAATGTATCTTATGCAATCAACGATTTAATTGCAGAATTTAACAAAACAAATCCAGATACAAAAGTTCAAGTAACTTTAGGAAGTAGTGGAAAATTTACAGCACAAATTGAAAATGGAGCTCCATTTGATATATTTATGAGTGCAAATATGAAATTCCCTGAAAATTTATATAATAAAAAATTAACTGTAACAGAACCTGTGCTTTATGCTCAAGGTAGTTTAGCAATGCTAAGTTCAAAAAAACTTGACCTTTCAAAAGGTATTAATATTGTAACAGATAAAAAAGTTATAAAAGTTGCAATTGCAAATCCAAAGACTGCTCCATATGGAACAGCATCTGTTGAAGCATTTAAAAATGCAAAAGTTTATGATGATATTGAATCAAAACTAATCTATGCAGAATCAATCTCTCAAGCTGTAACTTATGCTTTAACAGCTGCAGAAGTAGGATTTATTGCAAAATCATCTTTATATGATGAAAAAATGTCTCAATACAAAGAGAATATTGACTGGGTAAGTGTTGACCCAAAATTATATACTCCAATTGACCAAGGAATTGTTATTTTAAATAGAGCAAAACAGAACAAAGAAGCTAGAGCTTTTTATGATTTTATCCTAAGCCCTAAAGCAAAAAAGATATTTGTTGATTTTGGATATTTAGTAAAATAA
- a CDS encoding TOBE domain-containing protein → MIARVKNIHSSDSLNIIEFDFYNNIFKMMSLDLIENLQVGSKVELLVKPTNISISKKHIEDISLSNQALAKIISINSGELLSNIILEINSTKLESIITKNSKERLNLKENDEVNILIKASDLSIYRILND, encoded by the coding sequence ATGATTGCAAGAGTAAAAAATATTCATTCTAGTGATAGTTTAAATATTATTGAGTTTGATTTTTATAATAATATTTTTAAGATGATGAGTTTAGATTTAATTGAAAATTTACAAGTAGGTTCAAAAGTTGAGCTACTTGTAAAACCTACAAATATATCTATTTCAAAAAAACATATTGAAGATATTAGCTTATCAAACCAAGCTCTTGCAAAAATTATCTCTATAAATAGTGGAGAACTTTTATCAAATATTATTTTAGAGATAAACAGTACAAAGCTTGAAAGTATAATTACAAAAAATTCTAAAGAGAGATTAAACTTAAAAGAGAATGATGAAGTAAATATTTTAATAAAAGCTAGTGATTTATCAATTTATAGGATTTTAAATGATTGA